The following is a genomic window from Serratia ficaria.
GGCGCCAAGCCGAGTCGGCATTGCGTGAAAGCGAGGAACGGTTCGCCAAAGCCTTTCGTTTGAGCCCGGTGCCCACGTTGCTGTGCACCGCGGGCGATCAGCAGGTGCTGGACGTCAACGAAGCCTTCATAAAAACCACCGAATACGCCGCAGAGGAGCTGATCGGCAAGCCGGTCGAGGAGATCGATGTCATCGACGGGCAAGAGGATTGCCGGCGCTTGTTTGCCGCGCTGGGAAAGACCGGCAACGTTGAAAGCCAGGATCTTAAGGTGCGTAAAAAAGGCGGCGAGGTGATCGACTGCGTGGTATCGGCCGATGCCGTAAGCATTCACAACGCCCCCTGCTACCTGCTGGTGCTGATGGACATTACCGAACGCAAACGCTCGGAGCTGGAGCTGGTGAGCGCCATCGAAGAGGTGATGCAGGATGCCTCTTGGTTCAGCCAAACCCTGATCGAAAAGCTGGCCAACGTAAAAAGCCTCAACAAGTCCACCCCGTCTGGCGTCGCCTTTGTCGATCTCACCGCCCGCGAACGCGATGTGCTGGGGTTAATCTGCGAGGGGTTGCCGGACAAGAAGATCGCCCTCCGCCTGAATTTGGCCCTCAATACCGTGCGTAACCATGTGGCGACGGTGTATTCCAAGCTCGACGTACACAGCCGCAGCGAAGCCATCGTTTGGGCCAGAGAACGCGGCCTGTTTTCCGGTGAGCGTCAGCGAAATAACGGCAAATAGCCTGCAAATGCACTAGCTGCGCCGATGCAAACTGACCTTATGGCCGACGGATAACGCCCTTAACATTGAGGGACTCATACGGGCCTCCGCGCCTAGCGGAAGCCAAACGGAACGACCATCAGGAGAAAATGATGAACAGCGAAAAAGCCCAGGGCGTTATGGATAAGGTTGTCGGCAGGGCGCAGGAACTGGCTGGCGATGCAACCGGGGACCCGCGGCTGCAGGCCGAAGGCGCCGGCCGCTACGTCGCAGGCGCGCTGCAAGAAAAATACGGCGATGCTCTGACCTGCATCAACGATACGGTCAAGAAAAACCCGATCGCCACGGTAGCCATCATTGCCGGCGTCGGTTTGCTGGCGGGCCTGCTGCTGCGCCGCCGTTAACGCGCCCTACCGACATCTTCACCGCCCCGGCGAATTCGTCGGGCGGTATTTCACCCGCCATAATGCCGAATCAGCCGGAATTTTTTCGCCCCGGTTATATTTAATAAATTAAAATAACCGAATTCGCCTTTTATTTCCTGTTGGCGGAATGTTAATATCCATAAATTATTCGCATGGATAAAAACAATGCTCCCCAATAAAAAACTCTTTCAGCGCGCCAGCCCGTTAACCAGCTATCAGTTTTCTCGGCTGCATACTTTTGAATGCGTCGCCCGCCATTTATCTTTTTCCCTGGCGGCGGAAGAGCTTTCTATCACCCCCAGCGCGGTGAGCCATAGAATTAACCTGCTTGAAAAACAGCTGGGCTTCCTGTTATTCCAGCGTTTCCACCGGCGTATTACGCTCACGCCGGAAGGCGAGCGAATGCAATGGGCGCTCAGCAGCTCCTTCGATACCCTGAATCAGGAAATCCTGGATATTAAAAACCGCGAGTTGACGGGCACCCTGACCATTTACTCGCATCCTTCGCTCGTGCAGTGTTTGCTGCTGCCGCGTCTCGGCGATTTTATCGCCCAGCATCCGACCATTCATTTAAGCATTCTCACCGGGCAGGAAATCATCAACCTGGCTAACCGTGGCGTTGATTTGGCGATGTATTTCGGCAAATTGCCGTCCGGCAGGCATTTGGACGAAGCCTTTATGCAAGAGTCGATGGTGCCGATCTGCACCCCGCAATACGCCAAGGCGCATCAGCTGTACGACGCGCCGGAAAACCTGGCGCGCTGCACCCTGCTGCACGACAGATACAACTCCGGCGAAGACGAGTGGCAGACCTGGTCGCAGCATTTTGCTTTAGGCTTGGACACCGACAGCAAAAGCATGGAGTTCGACCGTTCGGATCTGGCGGTGCTGGCGGCAACCCGCCATCTCGGCGTCGCCATGGGGCGGCTCAATCTGGTGCAGGACTGGATAACCCGCGGCGAGCTGATTATTCCTTTTAATAACATGATCCTGCCCTGCGAACACTGTTACTTTATGTCGACCATTTCCGAACGTCAGTGGCCAAAGATCGTCGCCTTCAAAGAGTGGATGATGAAGATAGCGCCCCTGGCCTGAAGGCCGCAGGCGCGTAACCCTCTCCCGACAGGATTACCCTGCCTTGGGGGTATAAGAAAACTCAAGCGCGCAGCTGTATAACCGTCCGGCCTTTGAATAATAAATATGCTTGCGGTTATTATCCCAGACCACAGCATAGTTATTAGCAAAGCTGATGACCTCAACCGGCATTTGATTGGCCAAGCGCATGCGCTTAGTGCTCTTTACCACGGTAAACTCGCCGTTATCACTGAGCGTTATCAACGGATGGCCCCAGGCATATTTGGATATTTGCAGGCCGAGGGTGAATTGGCTTTCGCAGATTATTTGGTAGGTGTGAATATCAACATCCATAGTTTATATTTTTGCTGCAACCCTCTTGTTGAAATAAAATAAAAAATAGCGGAAATGAGAAAAATCCGACAACCAACTTACCTCCAGGCATTATTAAACCACTGCATTAACCTTTGGGAATAAAACTCCCTGCGGGGTGATGAAATTACACGGCATACGAGATCCCCTGACAAGTGAAAAATATAATGCTTGGCGTTAGATGAATTCATCCGAGTCTTGCCGCCCCGTTGCCGCAGTCATAGCGCCGCAGAG
Proteins encoded in this region:
- a CDS encoding CsbD family protein is translated as MMNSEKAQGVMDKVVGRAQELAGDATGDPRLQAEGAGRYVAGALQEKYGDALTCINDTVKKNPIATVAIIAGVGLLAGLLLRRR
- the dsdC gene encoding DNA-binding transcriptional regulator DsdC — encoded protein: MLPNKKLFQRASPLTSYQFSRLHTFECVARHLSFSLAAEELSITPSAVSHRINLLEKQLGFLLFQRFHRRITLTPEGERMQWALSSSFDTLNQEILDIKNRELTGTLTIYSHPSLVQCLLLPRLGDFIAQHPTIHLSILTGQEIINLANRGVDLAMYFGKLPSGRHLDEAFMQESMVPICTPQYAKAHQLYDAPENLARCTLLHDRYNSGEDEWQTWSQHFALGLDTDSKSMEFDRSDLAVLAATRHLGVAMGRLNLVQDWITRGELIIPFNNMILPCEHCYFMSTISERQWPKIVAFKEWMMKIAPLA